A genomic segment from Streptomyces sp. AM 4-1-1 encodes:
- a CDS encoding cold-shock protein — protein MASGTVKWFNAEKGFGFISQDGGGPDVFAHYSNISANGFRELNEGEQVTFDVTQGQKGPQAENIVRCG, from the coding sequence ATGGCCAGCGGCACCGTGAAGTGGTTCAACGCCGAGAAGGGCTTCGGCTTCATCTCCCAGGACGGCGGCGGACCGGACGTCTTCGCGCACTACTCCAACATCTCCGCCAACGGATTCCGCGAGCTCAACGAAGGCGAGCAGGTCACCTTCGACGTGACCCAGGGTCAGAAGGGCCCCCAGGCCGAGAACATCGTCCGCTGCGGCTGA
- a CDS encoding DUF4209 domain-containing protein, translating into MPQVEPCVLDVLTEAAANAASCEDIAAVLAAADTGTNAAAEQQRDALLAALRLRPAGTGRAQTFTWIVLGRPPASLSDVAADQMETWSAYAEAVTNSFVRGRLHHLLLVAGHGRKVDRIRGAAAGYLDAVPLLLAARKRFPGLVGATECLRWAGDLARTYNQTDLCKRVTDDTVALAERVLAAPEDETAIMADLLEGLRVQRYDITDFAERAARRYAGDVHARVGFLKLIRAEASEFRRVGIDTEIVSALLDAADADTGFRRHNLLTQAATIARDRGLPELRVRAEMALQQTDPDSLGWTRIRRPLIPPPELFAGARAHVDAAPSLRDALWRTAQDAHPAMREHPDDVSLLDGLLRIPRTRINTAGPVQVAPPVAAADDHLVGLQVLAMDFLGHLAAHQLDHIHERFDPDEAELIGALAHDAVLPKARARTLAYAFRYFWLGEFDAAVCIALPQVEQILRQLLRWQVSILSVAKGPSPGTVDQLGGLIRSMPAAGYPADWSRALELLLVDPDRGMNLRNEVCHGLIDTPPKHRVALILQAALYLLSYAHGHRTLAPPAP; encoded by the coding sequence ATGCCGCAAGTAGAACCGTGTGTGCTCGACGTGCTCACGGAAGCGGCGGCGAACGCCGCTTCCTGCGAGGACATCGCCGCCGTCCTCGCGGCTGCGGACACCGGCACGAACGCGGCCGCCGAGCAGCAGCGCGATGCGCTACTCGCCGCGCTGCGTCTCCGACCCGCCGGGACTGGCAGGGCGCAGACGTTCACCTGGATCGTCCTCGGCCGGCCGCCTGCGAGCCTGTCCGACGTCGCCGCCGACCAGATGGAGACCTGGAGCGCGTACGCCGAGGCCGTGACCAACTCCTTTGTCCGGGGACGCCTCCATCACCTTCTGCTCGTCGCAGGACACGGTCGCAAGGTCGACCGCATCCGGGGCGCGGCCGCCGGGTACCTGGACGCGGTGCCGCTTTTGCTCGCCGCCCGCAAGCGCTTCCCCGGCCTGGTGGGTGCGACCGAGTGTCTGCGCTGGGCCGGAGACCTCGCCCGGACCTATAACCAGACCGACCTGTGCAAGCGCGTCACCGACGACACGGTCGCCCTGGCCGAGCGAGTCCTTGCCGCTCCCGAGGACGAGACGGCGATCATGGCCGATCTCCTGGAGGGGCTGCGTGTCCAGCGCTACGACATCACCGACTTCGCAGAACGCGCCGCCCGTCGGTACGCCGGCGATGTGCACGCCCGCGTCGGATTCCTCAAGCTGATACGGGCAGAAGCGTCCGAGTTCCGCCGAGTCGGCATCGACACCGAGATCGTCAGCGCACTCCTCGACGCCGCCGATGCCGACACGGGGTTCCGTCGCCACAACCTGCTGACCCAGGCCGCGACCATCGCGCGGGATCGAGGTCTGCCCGAGCTGAGGGTGCGTGCCGAGATGGCCCTGCAACAGACCGATCCGGACTCCCTGGGATGGACTCGAATCCGTCGCCCGCTCATCCCCCCGCCGGAACTTTTCGCCGGGGCCCGGGCGCACGTCGACGCCGCCCCAAGCCTGCGAGACGCACTGTGGCGAACCGCGCAAGACGCCCATCCGGCGATGCGCGAGCACCCCGACGACGTGAGCCTCCTGGACGGTCTGCTCCGGATCCCGCGCACGCGCATCAACACCGCCGGACCCGTCCAGGTCGCTCCGCCCGTCGCCGCCGCCGACGACCACCTCGTCGGACTGCAGGTCCTCGCGATGGACTTCCTCGGGCACCTCGCCGCCCATCAGCTCGACCACATCCACGAGCGCTTCGATCCGGACGAGGCCGAGCTGATCGGCGCCCTCGCCCATGACGCCGTCTTGCCAAAGGCGCGCGCCCGAACTCTGGCCTACGCCTTCCGGTACTTCTGGCTGGGGGAGTTCGACGCAGCGGTGTGCATCGCCCTGCCTCAGGTGGAGCAGATCCTCAGACAGCTCCTGCGCTGGCAAGTCTCGATCTTGTCCGTGGCCAAGGGCCCGTCCCCCGGGACCGTCGACCAGCTGGGCGGACTCATCCGCAGCATGCCGGCCGCCGGGTATCCCGCGGACTGGAGCCGCGCCCTGGAGCTGCTCCTCGTCGACCCCGACCGCGGCATGAACCTGCGCAACGAGGTCTGCCACGGCCTGATCGACACCCCGCCCAAGCACCGCGTCGCGCTCATCCTCCAGGCGGCGCTGTACTTGCTCAGCTACGCCCACGGACATCGAACCCTCGCCCCGCCCGCTCCCTGA
- a CDS encoding HU family DNA-binding protein, whose protein sequence is MNRTELIAALAERAEVTRKDADAVLAALAETVGDVVAKGDEKVTIPGFLTFERTHRAARTARNPQTGDPIDIPAGYSVKVSAGSKLKDAAKGK, encoded by the coding sequence ATGAACCGCACCGAACTGATCGCAGCCCTCGCCGAGCGCGCCGAGGTGACCCGCAAGGACGCCGACGCCGTTCTGGCCGCCCTCGCCGAGACCGTCGGCGACGTCGTCGCCAAGGGCGACGAGAAGGTCACCATCCCCGGCTTCCTGACCTTCGAGCGCACCCACCGTGCCGCTCGCACCGCCCGTAACCCGCAGACCGGCGACCCGATCGACATCCCGGCCGGCTACAGCGTGAAGGTCTCCGCGGGCTCCAAGCTCAAGGACGCCGCCAAGGGCAAGTAG
- a CDS encoding terminal protein TpgA1, which produces MGLIEDRLGEATETAFSQPIPKTLGARIRFLLKQEKGVSRAEAARAVAEKIGKSQRTVERYRDDKIKTAKPETAALIEATVKQLWQPIVKAKKLQAAVTTGGIRVDVRGKFGFKSPKGTTNDPRYRRLTRRLDAATAAALFEAKEAGATEDELAQIVADGLRDDYFTDGGSRATSLQSVALTGIDHIKFDIT; this is translated from the coding sequence GTGGGACTGATCGAAGACCGCCTGGGCGAGGCCACCGAGACCGCCTTCTCCCAGCCGATTCCCAAGACGCTCGGCGCCCGGATCCGCTTTCTGCTCAAGCAGGAGAAAGGCGTGAGCCGCGCCGAGGCCGCCCGCGCCGTCGCCGAGAAGATCGGCAAGTCCCAGCGCACCGTCGAGCGCTACCGCGACGACAAGATCAAGACGGCGAAGCCTGAAACCGCCGCCCTCATCGAGGCCACGGTCAAGCAGCTCTGGCAGCCGATCGTCAAGGCGAAGAAGCTCCAGGCCGCCGTCACCACCGGCGGCATCAGGGTCGACGTCCGCGGGAAGTTCGGCTTCAAGTCCCCCAAGGGCACCACCAACGACCCCCGCTACCGGCGCCTCACCCGCCGCCTGGACGCCGCCACCGCCGCAGCCCTCTTCGAAGCCAAAGAGGCCGGCGCCACCGAGGATGAACTCGCCCAGATCGTCGCCGACGGACTGCGCGACGACTACTTCACCGACGGCGGCTCGCGCGCCACATCCCTCCAGTCGGTCGCACTCACCGGCATCGACCACATCAAATTCGACATCACGTGA
- a CDS encoding GIY-YIG nuclease family protein: protein MARTGRPRKDPREPEEIMQAAGLEPLEPYPGSSAPWRCRHTTCGREVTPRLSNVTKGQRGCVYCSGRARIEPEAAAGVMRAAGLEPLEAYPGSDRKWRCRHLACGREVTPTYVRINSGAGPCRWCAPNAPVEPDVAAADMRAAGLEPLGPYPGVDTPWPVRCRACGAPGKPTLGSIRRGQGGCYPCGRRKANESMRHDAETAAAVMRAAGLDPLEPYPGTAFPWKSRCTKCGAIVSPRLGSLTGRSRPPGCKSCADRAHGEVQRHDEDLAVAEMREHGFEPQEPYRGVKYPWRCLCHGCGTITSPTFGSILAGQSGCRRCADLRAGAARREDPERAAASMREAGLEPLEPYTTSMTPWRCRCTTCGRTSTPTLSKIRSGRGCKYCARFGFDRAAPARVYVVTHVLHGAVKIGVAGARQRNDRIGQHRRLGWTLYYEHHVPTGDDALSVEQTILRRLRAAGHGVFLTAAQLPNGWTETFDAARVTAAELRDAIREHQSAPTPPQPLTLF from the coding sequence ATGGCGCGCACCGGCCGGCCACGGAAGGACCCCCGCGAACCCGAAGAGATCATGCAGGCAGCGGGCCTGGAGCCGCTGGAGCCCTACCCCGGCAGCTCCGCGCCTTGGCGGTGCCGCCATACGACGTGCGGGCGGGAGGTGACCCCACGCCTGAGCAACGTCACCAAGGGACAGCGCGGCTGCGTGTACTGCTCCGGGCGGGCCCGGATCGAGCCCGAGGCCGCGGCCGGCGTGATGCGGGCGGCCGGCCTGGAGCCGCTGGAGGCCTATCCCGGCAGCGACCGGAAGTGGCGGTGCCGTCACCTCGCCTGCGGACGCGAGGTCACACCCACCTACGTCAGGATCAACTCCGGTGCCGGGCCCTGCCGGTGGTGCGCGCCGAACGCGCCGGTCGAACCGGACGTCGCCGCGGCCGACATGCGGGCCGCGGGCCTGGAACCCCTCGGCCCGTACCCGGGAGTGGACACGCCATGGCCCGTCCGATGCCGGGCGTGCGGAGCGCCCGGGAAGCCCACGCTGGGCTCCATCCGGCGGGGACAGGGCGGCTGCTACCCTTGCGGCCGGCGCAAGGCCAACGAGTCGATGCGCCACGACGCCGAGACCGCGGCCGCGGTGATGCGGGCGGCGGGCCTGGATCCGCTGGAGCCGTACCCCGGCACCGCGTTCCCGTGGAAGAGCCGCTGCACCAAGTGCGGGGCCATCGTCTCCCCGCGCCTAGGTTCCCTGACCGGCCGCAGCCGGCCCCCGGGCTGTAAATCATGCGCCGACCGGGCCCACGGCGAGGTACAGCGCCATGACGAGGACCTGGCCGTCGCCGAGATGCGCGAGCACGGATTCGAACCCCAAGAACCGTACCGGGGGGTCAAGTATCCCTGGCGGTGCCTGTGCCACGGCTGCGGCACCATCACCTCGCCGACCTTCGGATCCATCCTCGCCGGCCAGAGCGGATGCCGACGCTGCGCCGACCTCCGCGCCGGCGCCGCACGACGGGAAGACCCCGAGCGCGCCGCCGCCTCCATGCGTGAAGCCGGTCTCGAGCCCCTGGAGCCCTACACCACGTCCATGACGCCCTGGCGCTGCCGCTGCACCACCTGCGGCCGCACCTCGACTCCCACCTTGTCCAAGATCCGCAGCGGTCGCGGATGCAAGTACTGCGCCCGCTTCGGCTTCGACCGTGCCGCGCCCGCCCGCGTCTACGTCGTCACCCACGTACTGCACGGCGCCGTCAAGATCGGCGTCGCCGGTGCTCGTCAGCGAAACGACCGCATCGGCCAGCACCGCCGCCTTGGTTGGACCCTGTACTACGAGCACCACGTGCCCACCGGCGACGACGCCCTGTCCGTCGAACAGACGATCCTGCGGCGCCTGCGCGCCGCCGGGCACGGCGTCTTCCTCACCGCCGCCCAGTTGCCCAACGGCTGGACCGAGACGTTCGACGCCGCCCGCGTCACCGCCGCGGAGCTTCGGGACGCGATCCGAGAACACCAGAGCGCACCAACCCCTCCTCAGCCGTTGACCCTGTTCTAG
- a CDS encoding GNAT family N-acetyltransferase has translation MPTLMALTDTDIHIRTATQEDGDTLVELIALVNLQLRTEDLPGALDPMRHALTDSDDGPLSHRRNHFLIAENSEGVPVGAITCGPAKWMSDPNRSPKIMRRRIIERISTVHGLAVVPAYRNQGIARPLLYHAEQTFRNAGYTALTLRHDRSLTTFYGRLGYTTHNRLSLKLPTGELLSLVERGWKHAFKVLTPTASITTVQGMPTITPAHCPTDVPPASAQYTCGPARLVLSPCPTQFGYCGSSSPPSRTGGSCQVRVSKGDCRRRAGPGRGLITAEASSLK, from the coding sequence ATGCCCACCCTCATGGCCCTCACCGACACCGACATCCACATCCGTACCGCCACTCAAGAAGACGGCGACACCCTCGTCGAGCTGATTGCGCTCGTCAACCTCCAGTTGCGGACCGAGGACCTGCCCGGTGCCCTGGACCCCATGCGGCACGCCCTCACCGACAGCGACGACGGCCCGCTCTCGCACCGCAGGAACCACTTCCTGATCGCCGAGAACAGCGAGGGCGTTCCCGTCGGAGCCATCACGTGCGGCCCCGCCAAGTGGATGTCCGACCCGAACCGCTCGCCCAAGATCATGCGGCGCAGGATCATCGAGCGCATCTCCACCGTCCACGGTCTCGCCGTGGTCCCCGCCTACCGAAATCAGGGAATCGCCCGCCCACTCCTTTACCACGCCGAGCAGACGTTCCGGAACGCCGGATACACAGCCCTGACGCTGCGCCACGACCGAAGCCTCACGACGTTCTACGGGCGGCTCGGCTACACCACCCACAACCGCCTGTCGCTGAAGCTGCCCACGGGAGAACTTCTCAGCCTCGTGGAGCGGGGATGGAAGCACGCCTTCAAGGTCCTCACCCCTACCGCCTCGATCACCACGGTCCAGGGGATGCCCACCATCACACCGGCGCACTGTCCGACTGACGTCCCGCCAGCCTCGGCCCAGTACACATGCGGACCGGCGCGGCTCGTTCTCAGCCCTTGTCCCACCCAGTTCGGTTACTGCGGTTCGTCGTCCCCGCCTTCCAGAACTGGAGGCTCCTGCCAAGTCAGGGTCTCCAAGGGCGACTGCAGGCGCCGGGCTGGGCCGGGCAGAGGCCTCATCACGGCGGAGGCTTCGTCGCTGAAGTAG
- a CDS encoding DEAD/DEAH box helicase, translated as MTATITTPQPRIRLRPHQSKAVHAAHTALRLTARTSVVMACGTGKTYVAARTAARVAPQGTRLVLLPTLELLAQTIDDWRTAGMTGPVLALCSKRPNTMGESVAFTTDPAALTATVHQNPGLTVFATYHSLHRVQDAHHRFGLPTWSLIAVDEAHRTSGDLGKRWAAVHDDELIPAHKRLYLTATPRIWSAGEPGDDEDDSLVASMDNPALYGDTCFRLPLAEAIDIDLLADYRIVVMEVNEATIRTRLGLSDKATEAELRQAALQIAVLRAMAKLDLRRVVSFHHRVDDAHAFAATLPETAARLYTLDESGTSCPDPGELWAAGLDGTQDPAYRRELLDRFDGRPGEFLEPAHRTVIANARLLGEGVNIPSIDTVVFADPKESIVDTVQAVGRALRQKPGQGKKATLIVPVYVAPGEDADDLMGSNLYRPLWRVLQALRAHDDRIADRLAVPQQPAHPAPDDEDEETGVPVDVVFDRPFPADTIAQAFRLRVLHPREASFRRGLEAATAYQQTHGHLDVPRLHDDENGFALGRWINRMRKAYAAGTLKPSQIKSLEHLGIIWNLQTQAAERGLLHARNWAARRGHLAVPSDETIGDYAFGRWLTNRRAAARTRAENGLEADSTDTALAEIDPYWNPVWPITWQRLYYTARAYAEASITLDDLPADFLTDDDEPLGEWVRLQSTDYSTLHPEQLQLVSELGITLIEPDDEPPQPTGRAARQQRQLDQGLAAVAAFHDREGHLHIRQRDTVTVDGEEVKVGQWLKNLRKRWDSLTPEHLQAVTAAGITRHPTSAPDGPTAAT; from the coding sequence ATGACCGCGACCATCACCACCCCACAGCCCCGGATCAGGCTGCGCCCGCACCAGTCCAAGGCCGTCCACGCCGCGCACACCGCGCTGCGCCTCACCGCCCGGACCTCCGTCGTGATGGCCTGCGGCACCGGCAAGACGTACGTCGCCGCGCGCACCGCCGCCCGTGTCGCCCCCCAGGGCACCCGGCTGGTGCTGCTGCCCACACTGGAACTCCTCGCCCAGACCATCGACGACTGGCGCACCGCCGGCATGACCGGCCCGGTCCTCGCCCTGTGCTCCAAACGCCCCAACACCATGGGCGAGTCCGTCGCGTTCACCACCGACCCGGCCGCCCTGACCGCCACCGTCCACCAGAACCCCGGCCTGACGGTCTTCGCCACCTACCACTCCCTGCACCGCGTCCAAGACGCCCACCACCGCTTCGGTCTGCCCACCTGGTCGCTGATCGCCGTCGACGAAGCCCACCGCACCAGCGGTGACCTGGGGAAACGCTGGGCCGCCGTCCACGACGACGAGCTGATCCCCGCCCACAAGCGCCTCTACCTCACCGCCACCCCGAGAATCTGGTCCGCCGGCGAGCCCGGCGACGACGAGGACGACTCGCTCGTCGCGTCCATGGACAACCCGGCCCTCTACGGCGACACCTGCTTTCGTCTACCGCTCGCCGAGGCCATCGACATAGACCTCCTTGCCGACTACCGGATCGTCGTCATGGAGGTCAACGAGGCCACCATCCGCACTCGCCTGGGGCTCTCCGACAAGGCCACCGAAGCCGAACTGCGCCAGGCTGCCCTCCAGATCGCCGTCCTGCGCGCCATGGCCAAGCTCGACCTGCGCCGCGTCGTTTCCTTCCACCACCGCGTCGACGATGCCCACGCCTTCGCCGCCACCCTCCCCGAGACCGCGGCGCGCCTTTACACCCTCGACGAGAGCGGAACCAGCTGTCCCGACCCCGGCGAGCTGTGGGCGGCCGGCCTCGACGGCACCCAGGACCCCGCCTACCGCCGCGAGCTCCTGGACCGCTTCGACGGCCGCCCCGGCGAGTTCCTCGAGCCCGCCCACCGCACCGTGATCGCCAACGCCCGCCTTCTCGGCGAAGGCGTCAACATCCCCAGCATCGACACCGTCGTCTTCGCCGACCCCAAGGAGTCGATCGTCGACACGGTCCAGGCCGTCGGACGCGCCCTTCGCCAAAAGCCCGGCCAGGGCAAGAAAGCCACCCTCATCGTCCCCGTCTACGTCGCCCCCGGCGAAGACGCCGACGACCTCATGGGCTCCAACCTGTACCGGCCCCTCTGGCGGGTCCTCCAGGCCCTGCGCGCACACGACGACCGCATCGCCGACCGCCTCGCCGTCCCCCAGCAGCCCGCCCACCCGGCCCCGGACGACGAGGACGAGGAGACCGGCGTGCCCGTGGACGTCGTCTTCGACCGGCCCTTCCCCGCCGACACCATCGCCCAGGCCTTCCGGCTGCGCGTCCTCCACCCCCGGGAGGCGTCCTTCCGCCGCGGCCTGGAAGCCGCCACCGCCTACCAGCAGACCCACGGGCACCTCGACGTCCCCCGGCTCCACGACGACGAGAACGGCTTCGCACTGGGCCGCTGGATCAACCGCATGCGCAAGGCGTACGCGGCCGGCACTCTCAAGCCCTCCCAGATCAAGTCCCTGGAACACCTCGGCATCATCTGGAACCTCCAGACCCAGGCGGCCGAGCGCGGACTCCTCCATGCCCGCAACTGGGCTGCCCGCCGCGGCCACCTCGCCGTCCCCAGCGACGAGACGATCGGCGACTACGCCTTCGGCCGCTGGCTCACCAACCGCCGAGCCGCCGCCCGCACCCGCGCGGAGAACGGACTCGAAGCCGACTCCACCGACACCGCGCTCGCCGAGATCGACCCGTACTGGAACCCCGTCTGGCCGATCACCTGGCAGCGCCTCTACTACACCGCCCGCGCCTACGCGGAGGCGAGCATCACCCTCGACGACCTCCCCGCGGACTTTCTCACCGACGACGACGAGCCCCTCGGCGAATGGGTCCGCCTCCAGAGCACCGACTACAGCACGCTCCATCCCGAGCAGCTCCAACTTGTGAGCGAACTCGGCATCACCCTGATCGAACCCGACGACGAACCACCCCAGCCCACCGGCCGCGCCGCCCGCCAGCAGAGGCAGCTCGACCAGGGCCTGGCGGCCGTCGCCGCCTTCCACGACCGCGAAGGCCACCTCCACATCCGCCAGCGCGACACCGTCACCGTCGACGGCGAAGAGGTCAAGGTCGGCCAGTGGCTCAAGAACCTCCGCAAACGCTGGGACAGCCTGACGCCCGAACACCTCCAGGCCGTCACCGCCGCCGGCATCACCCGCCACCCGACATCCGCCCCAGACGGACCCACCGCCGCGACATGA
- a CDS encoding serine/threonine-protein kinase yields MRGTTVAGRYRLKELIGSGGMGTVWRAEDLHQHHDVALKIIPVGEGDPVREAAFRREAQVAARLSHPNVVAVRDHGGDDLDGRRILFLAMDLVDGEPLNTLAGRPLSVAQALTWGIQVSRALEAAHQRGIVHRDLKPANILIDQAAGNAAKLCDFGIARLAEATHHTLTVTGVAIGTPAYMSPEQARGDTTLGAPSDLYSLGCLLHELLTGSVPFTGTGWQVLNQHVHDEPAPLSALRSGVPRELEQLVLELLDKDPDRRPTAADTRTRLTRLHTELAAFADAPTATSHRHPPTLVATTTSAGRHREPLARGTAVCAASLTAAVVTGALSLTTTVPTPWTTGIGMLVGLLLAVLYLLDPPQTPRPGQLRITTAALTILLLLTGGVALSVLATDFSRWETALTISVLGGPAMVACASGVRRMVEHTLHRAAWHGDLATTAGTLQTATVLIAAHHAGLPPLTLTAVTAVLWPATALLTAVLTSRRTHRVPHPAARTEAAELRRVTRPRTAVTPT; encoded by the coding sequence ATGCGCGGCACGACGGTCGCCGGCCGGTACCGGCTGAAGGAGCTGATCGGCAGCGGCGGCATGGGCACCGTGTGGCGAGCCGAGGACCTCCACCAACACCACGACGTCGCCCTCAAGATCATCCCGGTGGGGGAGGGGGACCCGGTGCGGGAAGCGGCTTTTCGCCGCGAGGCACAGGTCGCCGCGCGACTGTCCCATCCGAACGTCGTCGCCGTCCGGGACCACGGGGGCGACGACCTCGACGGCCGCCGGATCCTCTTCCTGGCCATGGACCTCGTCGACGGAGAGCCGCTGAACACGCTCGCCGGCCGCCCGCTCTCCGTCGCCCAGGCCCTGACCTGGGGGATCCAGGTCAGCCGGGCGCTGGAGGCCGCCCACCAGCGCGGCATCGTCCACCGCGACCTCAAGCCGGCCAACATCCTCATCGACCAGGCCGCCGGCAACGCCGCGAAGCTGTGCGACTTCGGTATCGCGCGCCTGGCCGAGGCCACCCACCACACGCTGACCGTGACCGGCGTCGCCATCGGCACCCCCGCCTACATGTCACCCGAGCAGGCCCGTGGGGACACCACGCTGGGTGCACCCAGCGACCTCTACTCGCTCGGCTGCCTCCTCCACGAGCTGCTCACCGGCTCCGTCCCCTTCACGGGCACGGGCTGGCAGGTCCTCAACCAGCACGTCCACGACGAGCCGGCCCCGCTGTCCGCCCTGCGCTCCGGCGTACCCCGCGAGCTCGAGCAGCTGGTCCTGGAGCTCCTCGACAAGGACCCCGACCGCCGGCCGACTGCGGCCGACACCCGCACGCGGCTCACCCGGCTGCACACCGAGCTGGCCGCCTTCGCCGACGCACCCACCGCCACATCGCACCGGCACCCGCCCACGTTGGTCGCCACCACGACCTCCGCCGGCCGCCACCGGGAGCCGCTCGCCCGCGGAACCGCGGTGTGCGCGGCCAGCCTGACCGCGGCCGTCGTCACTGGTGCCCTCTCGCTCACCACCACCGTGCCGACGCCTTGGACGACTGGGATCGGCATGCTTGTCGGGCTGCTGCTTGCCGTCCTCTACCTCCTCGACCCGCCCCAGACCCCGCGCCCCGGGCAGCTGAGGATCACCACGGCCGCCCTCACAATCCTGCTGCTCCTCACCGGCGGCGTGGCGCTCTCCGTCCTCGCCACCGATTTCTCCCGGTGGGAGACCGCCCTGACCATCAGCGTCCTCGGCGGGCCCGCCATGGTCGCCTGCGCCAGCGGTGTGCGCCGCATGGTCGAGCACACGCTCCACCGTGCGGCCTGGCACGGCGACCTCGCGACGACCGCCGGTACCCTGCAGACCGCCACTGTGCTAATCGCCGCCCACCACGCGGGCCTTCCGCCCCTCACCCTCACAGCCGTCACCGCCGTGCTGTGGCCAGCCACAGCGCTTCTCACCGCAGTCCTCACATCTCGCCGAACCCACCGCGTCCCTCACCCGGCAGCCCGGACGGAAGCCGCCGAACTCCGGCGTGTCACCCGACCCCGAACCGCCGTTACCCCCACATGA